Proteins encoded within one genomic window of Triticum aestivum cultivar Chinese Spring chromosome 2D, IWGSC CS RefSeq v2.1, whole genome shotgun sequence:
- the LOC123051451 gene encoding putative F-box protein At4g21240 — protein MPGTGGATVLDDLEWIVVEEILIRLPPKDILRCRAVRRWWHSATSTDKFMLDHHRRQPLLPILSHAVDPQKSHLLFSFDAGAGRQKLCPVIRTYDYRKLQAACDGLLIVSYGSMADEYVCNPVTRKYARLAKHQPERVFYHRIVGFYRHQPSGGEFRVLWISSPTIYNAYHPNYRTFYYVIAVGSDSTRYIRQGCITQPTISSALELALRRGLPESSQYPPVHHRGGLHWKLGKYHGYDADYIMVFNTAAEKFRLMCRPARLGNCLQESLLEMDDTLALCSICSDKHTIDFWVLQDYDAETWSFKHRINLIGMDPSALVDPEVIISPRMAVLSGGEMLIRFTHRGVLHFDVNGKFLGYVKSQDGEQINLWVTGHYLQESIIPGPLFHEMREDDGVNQEPPFFVGL, from the coding sequence ATGCCGGGAACCGGAGGCGCGACCGTCCTGGACGACCTTGAGTGGATCGTTGTCGAAGAGATCCTCATCCGTTTGCCGCCCAAGGACAtcctccgctgccgcgccgtcCGCAGGTGGTGGCACAGTGCCACCTCCACCGACAAGTTCATGCTggaccaccaccgccgccagcccTTGCTCCCCATCCTCAGCCACGCCGTCGACCCGCAGAAATCCCACCTCCTGTTTTCCTTTGACGCCGGCGCAGGCCGGCAAAAGCTCTGCCCTGTCATCCGGACCTACGACTACCGTAAACTCCAGGCAGCGTGTGACGGTCTCCTcattgtctcctatggatcaatgGCAGATGAGTACGTCTGCAACCCGGTCACCCGCAAGTATGCTCGCCTGGCGAAGCATCAGCCGGAACGTGTTTTTTACCACCGGATTGTCGGCTTCTACCGGCACCAACCATCTGGAGGAGAATTCCGAGTGCTATGGATCTCTAGTCCGACAATCTACAACGCATACCACCCAAATTACAGAACTTTCTACTATGTCATAGCGGTGGGATCCGATAGTACAAGATACATCAGACAAGGATGCATCACACAACCAACAATCTCATCTGCCTTGGAGCTGGCGTTACGCAGGGGCCTGCCTGAATCGTCCCAATATCCACCAGTCCACCACCGTGGCGGCCTGCACTGGAAACTTGGAAAATACCACGGCTACGATGCGGACTACATAATGGTGTTCAACACAGCAGCTGAAAAATTTAGATTGATGTGTCGTCCTGCCCGATTGGGCAACTGCTTACAGGAGTCGTTGTTGGAGATGGATGACACTCTTGCTTTGTGCAGCATCTGCAGTGACAAACACACCATAGACTTTTGGGTGTTACAGGACTATGATGCTGAAACATGGTCTTTCAAGCATCGAATTAATTTGATTGGGATGGATCCATCAGCGCTTGTTGATCCAGAGGTCATAATATCCCCTAGGATGGCTGTTCTCAGTGGGGGTGAGATGCTGATTCGGTTTACTCATAGGGGTGTGTTGCATTTTGACGTCAATGGCAAGTTTTTAGGATATGTGAAAAGTCAAGACGGCGAACAAATCAATTTGTGGGTTACCGGGCATTACCTCCAGGAGAGCATTATTCCCGGTCCACTGTTCCATGAGATGAGAGAAGATGATGGTGTGAACCAGGAGCCTCCATTTTTTGTAGGACTGTAG
- the LOC123051450 gene encoding probable protein phosphatase 2C 33 codes for MAGAERERRKMPLPPALPLATLIGRELRAGGSERPALRYGHAGFAKRGEDYFLVKPDCLRVPGDPSTAFSVFAVFDGHNGVSAAVFSKEHLLEHVMSALPPDIGSREDWLQALPRALVAGFVKADIDFQRKGEVSGTTATLVVVDGFTVTVASVGDSRCILDTQGGELQLLTVDHRLEENVEERERVTASGGEVGRLNLFGGQEVGPLRCWPGGLCLSRSIGDMDVGEYIVPVPHVKQVKLSSVGGRLIMASDGIWDALSNEAAAKSCRGLPAELAAKLVVKQALKKCGLKDDTTCVVVDIIPSDHHLTSPQLSPKRNQNKLKSLLFRRRSHSSVGKFGGKSASIGSVEELFEEGSAMLEERLGRNLSLKAASPPSRCAICQVDQEPFEGLMEENGGSHCSSPYAPWGGPYLCLECRKKKDAMEGKRPSCSTACR; via the exons atggccggcgcggagagggagaggagaaaGATGCCGCTGCCGCCGGCGCTGCCCCTGGCCACGCTGATCGGGCGCGAGCTCCGCGCGGGGGGCTCCGAGCGCCCGGCGCTGCGCTACGGCCACGCCGGCTTCGCCAAGCGCGGGGAGGACTACTTCCTCGTCAAGCCTGACTGCCTCCGCGTCCCCGGCGACCCCTCCACCGCCTTCTCCGTCTTCGCC GTGTTCGACGGCCACAACGGGGTGTCGGCGGCGGTGTTCAGCAAGGAGCACCTGCTGGAGCACGTGATGAGCGCGCTCCCGCCGGACATCGGCAGCCGCGAGGACTGGCTGCAGGCGCTGCCCCGCGCGCTCGTCGCCGGCTTCGTCAAGGCCGACATCGACTTCCAGCGCAAGG GGGAGGTGTCGGGGACGACGGCTACGCTGGTGGTCGTCGACGGGTTCACGGTCACCGTGGCGTCGGTCGGCGATTCCCGGTGCATCCTGGACACGCAGGGCGGCGAGCTGCAGCTGCTAACCGTCGACCACAGGCTGGAGGAGAACGTCGAGGAGAGGGAGCGTGTCACGGCGAGCGGTGGGGAGGTCGGCCGTCTGAATCTCTTCGGCGGTCAGGAG GTTGGCCCTCTCCGTTGTTGGCCAGGTGGTTTGTGCCTCTCAAGATCCATTGGCGACATGGATGTTGGGGAGTACATTGTGCCGGTTCCACATGTCAAGCAAGTGAAG CTCTCAAGTGTCGGAGGAAGGCTGATAATGGCATCTGATGGCATATGGGATGCGCTATCCAATGAGGCAGCAGCCAAGTCATGCCGAGGATTGCCCGCAGAACTCGCTGCAAAGCTTGTGGTTAAG CAAGCTCTGAAAAAATGTGGGCTGAAAGATGATACCACCTGTGTGGTGGTTGACATCATCCCATCTGATCATCATTTGACATCGCCACAGTTATCCCCAAAGAGAAATCAGAACAAGCTCAAGTCTCTTCTTTTTCGTAGAAGGTCACACAGTTCAGTTGGAAAGTTTGGAGGCAAGTCCGCCTCTATTGGTTCCGTGGAGGAGTTATTTGAAGAAGGCTCTGCAATGTTGGAAGAAAG GTTGGGTAGGAATCTGTCCTTGAAAGCAGCTTCGCCGCCTTCTCGCTGTGCGATCTGCCAAGTGGACCAAGAACCATTTGAAGGCTTGATGGAGGAGAATGGAGGTAGCCACTGCTCTTCTCCATACGCGCCTTGGGGAGGCCCGTATCTTTGTCTGGAGTGTCGGAAAAAGAAGGACGCGATGGAGGGCAAGAGACCGAGCTGCTCGACAGCATGTAGGTGA